The Flaviramulus sp. BrNp1-15 genome has a window encoding:
- a CDS encoding response regulator transcription factor, translated as MKKKILIVDDEPNIVMSLEYTFKKQDFEVFIARDGSEALQILKHHTPDVVLLDIMMPNVDGYQTLKYIKNTDSLKTAKVVFLTAKNKASDIEKGLKLGADKYLTKPFSVKKIVSEILELLN; from the coding sequence ATGAAGAAGAAAATATTAATTGTAGACGACGAGCCTAATATAGTCATGTCGTTAGAATACACCTTCAAAAAGCAAGATTTTGAAGTGTTTATAGCAAGAGATGGAAGTGAGGCATTGCAGATATTGAAGCATCATACACCTGACGTTGTTTTGTTAGATATTATGATGCCAAATGTAGATGGTTATCAAACCTTAAAGTATATTAAAAACACAGACAGTTTAAAAACTGCAAAAGTAGTTTTTTTAACTGCTAAAAATAAAGCTTCAGATATTGAAAAGGGCTTAAAACTTGGAGCAGATAAATATTTAACAAAGCCTTTCTCAGTAAAAAAAATAGTTTCAGAAATTCTTGAACTACTAAATTAA
- a CDS encoding acetate--CoA ligase, with protein MNYQEFYKKSLKHPEQFWNRQAQQLDWFKKPETILSKNKYDYFQWFEDGQLNLSYLCIDKHVEDGFGEQDAIIYDSPVTNTKKHISFNQLQDEVSKLAGGLQSLGLKKGDTCIIYMPMIPQALYAMLACVRIGVIHSVVFGGFAPHELAIRIDDCNPKVIITASNGIEIERIIPYKPFVDEAITKANKKPEHVIVFDRELGVDIPNKAYDVDYQTLVENSPLVKAVSVESTHPSYILYTSGTTGTPKGIIRDTGGYATALKFSMKYVYGVDEGDTFWAASDVGWVVGHSYIVYGPLLNRNTTILFEGKPIKTPDSSTFWRVISEHNVKVMFTAPTAIRAIKKEDPTGHMLKRFDLSCLKYQFLAGERCDVATLNWTEEKLNVPVIDHWWQTESGWPMLANMVGVDLQEVKPGSATFPVCGYDIQILNEEGEEVENNIEGYVAVKLPLPPGTLTSLWGNPERFKSGYLDRFLGYYFSGDGGYKDEDGYVFITGRVDDIINVAGHRLSTAEMEEIVASHKAVAECAVFGVHCEIKGQKPLGLVVLKSGEPADEKTIRSEIIQEVRQEIGAVASFKDVLVVNRLPKTRSGKILRKLLRNIADEQQYNIPSTIDDTAIINEIKSVYINHHIGIHK; from the coding sequence ATGAATTACCAAGAATTTTACAAAAAAAGCCTGAAACATCCAGAACAATTTTGGAATCGACAAGCTCAACAATTAGATTGGTTTAAAAAACCAGAAACCATTTTGTCTAAAAACAAATATGATTATTTTCAATGGTTTGAAGATGGGCAACTTAACTTAAGTTACTTGTGTATAGACAAGCATGTTGAAGATGGTTTTGGAGAGCAAGATGCAATCATTTATGATTCTCCAGTTACAAATACAAAAAAGCATATTAGCTTTAATCAATTACAAGATGAAGTTTCTAAGCTAGCAGGTGGATTACAAAGTTTAGGTTTAAAAAAAGGCGATACATGTATTATTTACATGCCTATGATTCCACAGGCTTTGTATGCTATGTTAGCATGTGTTAGAATAGGTGTAATTCATTCGGTTGTATTTGGCGGATTTGCTCCACACGAACTAGCAATTCGTATTGATGATTGTAATCCTAAAGTAATTATAACTGCGTCAAACGGAATTGAAATAGAACGTATTATTCCATACAAACCATTTGTAGATGAAGCCATCACTAAAGCTAATAAAAAGCCAGAACATGTTATTGTTTTTGATAGAGAATTAGGTGTTGATATACCTAATAAAGCTTATGATGTAGACTATCAAACATTAGTTGAAAATTCACCTTTAGTTAAAGCTGTTAGTGTAGAATCTACCCATCCATCCTATATTTTATATACCTCTGGCACCACAGGAACTCCAAAAGGTATTATTAGAGATACAGGTGGTTATGCAACAGCTTTAAAATTTTCAATGAAATATGTGTATGGTGTAGATGAAGGAGATACGTTTTGGGCAGCAAGCGATGTGGGTTGGGTTGTAGGGCATAGTTATATTGTTTATGGACCTTTATTAAACCGTAATACGACTATTCTTTTTGAAGGCAAACCTATTAAAACTCCAGATTCTTCTACCTTTTGGCGAGTTATTAGTGAGCATAATGTAAAAGTCATGTTTACTGCTCCAACAGCTATTCGAGCTATAAAAAAAGAAGATCCTACAGGACACATGTTAAAGCGTTTTGATTTATCTTGTTTAAAATACCAGTTTTTAGCAGGAGAACGTTGCGATGTGGCTACTTTAAATTGGACAGAAGAAAAGCTTAATGTTCCAGTAATTGACCATTGGTGGCAAACAGAAAGTGGTTGGCCAATGTTAGCAAACATGGTTGGAGTTGACTTACAGGAGGTCAAACCTGGATCTGCTACCTTTCCTGTATGTGGTTATGATATTCAAATTTTAAATGAAGAAGGCGAAGAAGTAGAGAATAACATTGAAGGTTATGTTGCAGTAAAATTACCGTTACCACCAGGAACATTAACAAGTCTTTGGGGAAATCCGGAGCGTTTTAAATCTGGTTATCTAGATCGTTTTCTAGGTTATTATTTTTCAGGAGATGGTGGTTATAAAGACGAAGATGGATATGTTTTTATTACCGGTCGTGTAGATGATATAATTAATGTTGCAGGACACAGATTATCTACTGCAGAAATGGAAGAAATTGTAGCTTCACATAAAGCTGTAGCAGAATGTGCAGTATTTGGTGTGCATTGCGAAATTAAAGGTCAGAAACCATTAGGTTTAGTAGTTTTGAAATCAGGTGAACCTGCAGATGAAAAAACTATTCGATCAGAAATAATTCAAGAAGTGCGTCAAGAAATTGGTGCTGTAGCTTCCTTTAAAGATGTACTTGTAGTTAATCGATTGCCAAAAACGCGAAGTGGAAAAATTCTTCGTAAATTACTGCGTAATATCGCAGATGAACAACAGTACAACATACCATCAACAATTGATGATACTGCAATTATAAACGAAATAAAATCTGTCTATATTAACCATCATATTGGAATTCACAAATAA
- the acs gene encoding acetate--CoA ligase gives MSNYHIKHLEEYYQVYRKSVRNPENFWEEIAEEHFMWRKKWNNVLSWDFTKPEVKWFEGAKLNITENCIDRHLYTRGDKTAIIFESNSPDEKALHITYRELHERVCKFANVLKESGVGKGDRVCIYLPMIPELAVSVLACARIGAIHSVVFAGFSSTALATRINDCDCKMVITSDGSYRGAKSIDLKGIVDDALEECPGVETVLVAKRINSEISMKAGRDKWLQPLLDNASHECAPEIMDAEDPLFILYTSGSTGKPKGMVHSTAGYMVYTAYTFKNVFQYKEEDVYWCTADIGWITGHSYIVYGPLCNGATTVMFEGVPSYPDFGRFWEIVAKHKVNQFYTAPTAIRALAKEGVEHLEKHDLSSLKVLGTVGEPINEEAWHWYDDNVGKKKSPIVDTWWQTETGGIMITPIAFATPTKPTYATLPFIGIQPALMDEQGQEIKGNQVDGRLCIKFPWPSMARTIWGNHQRYKDTYFSAFENMYFTGDGALRDEVGYYRITGRVDDVIIVSGHNLGTAPIEDAINEHPAVAESAIVGFPHDIKGNALYGYVTLKETGESRDHDNLRKEINQIITEQIGPIAKLDKIQFTNGLPKTRSGKIMRRILRKIAHKDTSNLGDTSTLLNPEVVQDIMDNAL, from the coding sequence ATGAGTAATTATCACATAAAACATTTAGAAGAATACTACCAAGTCTATAGAAAATCCGTACGTAATCCAGAAAATTTCTGGGAAGAAATTGCTGAAGAGCATTTTATGTGGCGTAAGAAATGGAACAACGTATTGAGTTGGGACTTTACTAAGCCAGAAGTTAAATGGTTTGAAGGCGCAAAACTAAACATTACAGAAAACTGTATAGACAGGCATTTGTACACCAGAGGAGATAAAACAGCTATCATTTTTGAGTCAAATAGTCCAGACGAAAAAGCATTGCATATCACTTACAGAGAGCTTCATGAAAGAGTATGTAAATTTGCTAATGTACTTAAAGAAAGTGGGGTAGGTAAAGGCGATAGAGTTTGTATTTACTTACCAATGATTCCAGAACTAGCTGTTTCTGTTCTGGCTTGTGCACGTATTGGTGCTATACATTCTGTAGTTTTTGCAGGATTTTCATCTACAGCATTAGCAACCAGAATTAATGATTGTGATTGCAAAATGGTTATTACAAGCGATGGATCTTATCGAGGAGCAAAAAGCATCGATTTGAAAGGTATAGTTGATGATGCTTTAGAAGAGTGTCCGGGTGTAGAAACTGTATTGGTTGCAAAACGAATTAATTCAGAAATTAGCATGAAAGCAGGTCGTGATAAATGGCTACAACCTTTATTAGATAATGCATCACATGAATGTGCTCCTGAAATAATGGATGCTGAAGATCCTTTATTTATTTTATATACTTCTGGTTCTACAGGAAAACCAAAAGGAATGGTGCATAGTACAGCTGGTTATATGGTTTATACAGCCTATACATTTAAAAACGTATTTCAATATAAAGAAGAAGATGTATATTGGTGTACAGCAGATATAGGTTGGATTACAGGGCATAGTTATATAGTCTATGGACCATTATGTAATGGTGCTACAACAGTTATGTTTGAAGGTGTTCCAAGTTATCCGGATTTCGGACGTTTTTGGGAAATTGTAGCAAAGCATAAAGTAAATCAATTCTATACGGCGCCAACAGCAATTCGTGCCTTAGCAAAAGAAGGAGTAGAGCATTTAGAAAAGCACGATTTATCCTCTTTAAAAGTGTTAGGGACCGTTGGTGAACCTATAAATGAAGAGGCTTGGCATTGGTATGATGATAATGTTGGGAAGAAAAAATCTCCTATTGTGGATACATGGTGGCAAACCGAAACAGGAGGTATTATGATTACACCAATTGCATTTGCTACACCTACAAAGCCTACTTATGCAACGCTTCCGTTTATTGGAATCCAACCAGCGTTAATGGATGAGCAAGGACAAGAAATAAAAGGAAATCAAGTAGATGGTCGTTTGTGTATTAAATTCCCTTGGCCTAGTATGGCAAGAACTATTTGGGGAAATCATCAGCGTTATAAAGACACATATTTTTCGGCATTTGAAAATATGTATTTTACAGGTGATGGAGCGTTAAGAGACGAAGTAGGTTATTATAGAATTACAGGACGTGTAGATGATGTTATTATTGTGTCTGGTCATAATTTAGGTACAGCGCCAATTGAAGATGCTATTAATGAGCATCCAGCTGTTGCAGAAAGTGCTATTGTAGGTTTTCCTCATGATATCAAAGGAAATGCTTTATATGGTTATGTAACCCTTAAAGAAACAGGTGAAAGTAGAGATCATGATAATTTACGAAAAGAAATTAATCAGATTATTACAGAACAAATAGGACCCATTGCTAAACTAGATAAAATCCAGTTTACTAATGGATTGCCCAAAACTCGAAGCGGAAAAATTATGCGTCGTATTTTGCGTAAAATAGCCCATAAGGATACTAGTAATTTAGGTGATACTAGTACACTTTTAAATCCAGAAGTTGTTCAGGATATTATGGATAATGCATTATAA
- a CDS encoding helix-turn-helix domain-containing protein, with product MEEDYIKLIFGLKLKQIRTDKDLSLFGLSKLTGLSKSYLNEIEKGKKYPKTDKIAILSDKLDVPYDHFVSLKLDKNLAPIGELLQSKVLKEIPLELFGIKESNLIDIVANAPAKVNAFISTIIEIAQHYNFSKENFYLASVRSYQQANNNYFDNLEQDVLSFAKAYHIDLSKPISSKELEEILIEEYGYTINNKELDTHKELDNLRSVFIPKKKILLLANHIDDAQRTFIYAKEIAYNFLNIEERLYTFSWIKFKNFDQVINNFYASYFAGALIIPRESLTKQLTELFAKETFEKQNFIDIMNSYNASPESLYQRLTNIIPKDFNLLNLFFLRFTYKKGSDKFQLKKELHLAHQQSPRANEVNEKYCRRWISLKVLQDISKGKEDHVFDIQISNYPEDNFQYLVLSSATKDPFKDNHYRSISIGLLINRQLKNKISFINDKTIKSLDVGVTCERCAIANCKERKAPPIVLEKEAKNLQTENVVDELTKKFSK from the coding sequence ATGGAAGAAGACTATATAAAACTAATATTTGGGCTAAAACTCAAACAAATACGAACTGACAAAGATCTCTCGTTATTTGGATTATCAAAGCTTACAGGATTATCAAAATCATATTTAAACGAAATTGAAAAAGGAAAAAAATATCCTAAAACAGATAAAATCGCCATATTATCTGATAAGCTGGATGTACCTTATGATCATTTTGTATCACTTAAGCTAGACAAGAATTTAGCTCCAATTGGCGAACTATTGCAATCTAAAGTGCTAAAAGAAATTCCTTTGGAATTATTTGGAATTAAGGAAAGTAACTTAATTGATATAGTTGCAAATGCACCAGCAAAGGTAAACGCTTTCATTAGTACTATTATAGAAATAGCTCAACACTATAATTTTAGCAAGGAGAATTTTTATTTAGCATCTGTACGCTCCTATCAACAAGCAAATAATAATTATTTTGATAATCTTGAACAAGATGTATTATCATTTGCTAAAGCGTATCACATAGATCTCTCCAAACCTATTAGCTCTAAAGAATTGGAAGAAATTCTTATTGAAGAATATGGATACACAATAAACAACAAAGAGTTAGATACACATAAAGAATTAGATAATTTACGTTCAGTTTTTATTCCAAAAAAGAAGATATTATTATTAGCAAACCACATAGACGATGCGCAACGCACATTTATTTACGCTAAAGAAATAGCTTATAATTTTCTAAATATAGAAGAACGTTTATACACATTCTCTTGGATAAAATTTAAAAATTTCGATCAGGTCATTAATAACTTTTACGCCTCTTACTTTGCCGGAGCACTAATTATTCCACGTGAATCACTTACCAAACAATTAACAGAATTATTTGCAAAAGAAACATTTGAGAAGCAAAATTTTATTGATATTATGAACTCCTATAATGCTTCTCCTGAGTCACTATACCAACGGTTAACAAACATTATTCCAAAAGATTTTAATCTTTTAAACCTGTTCTTTTTGCGTTTTACTTATAAAAAAGGGAGCGATAAGTTTCAGTTAAAAAAAGAACTGCATTTAGCTCATCAGCAATCACCAAGAGCTAACGAAGTAAATGAAAAGTATTGCAGACGCTGGATTTCACTAAAGGTATTACAAGATATTAGCAAAGGAAAAGAAGACCATGTATTCGATATTCAGATTTCTAATTATCCAGAAGATAATTTTCAATATTTAGTACTCTCTTCTGCCACTAAAGACCCGTTTAAGGATAATCATTACAGAAGTATCAGTATAGGGTTATTAATTAATAGACAGCTTAAGAATAAAATCTCATTTATTAATGATAAAACCATAAAATCGCTTGATGTTGGCGTAACCTGCGAACGCTGTGCAATTGCTAATTGCAAAGAACGAAAAGCACCCCCAATTGTTTTGGAAAAAGAAGCTAAAAATCTACAAACTGAAAATGTAGTAGATGAATTGACTAAAAAATTTAGTAAATAA
- the aceB gene encoding malate synthase A — protein sequence MQNPILTNSKLQFSKDVAQYYPEVITDGAKEFLIELHKNFNSKRLELLERRKQQQVLFDKGGFPEFPRETKSIREGDWVAGSIPKDLLDRRIEITGPVDRKMVINALNSGAKTFMADFEDSNSPTWSNTIEGQYNLIDANKRTLSFFDVNKEKSYKLNNEVAVLLVRPRGLHLNERHILINEEETSGSLVDFGLYVFHNTKTMLENNTAPYFYLPKLEHYLEARWWNEVFEFAQEYIGVPKGTFKATVLIETITASFQLDEIIYELKDHIVGLNCGRWDYIFSYIKKFRNHKDFVVPNRDQVTMTTPFMAAYSKLVIQRCHKRGIHAMGGMAAQIPIKNNPKANEAALEKVRVDKEREVKNGHDGTWVAHPALVQVAMDEFNKHMPTPNQINKKLDDLIVTEQDLIELPKGTVSEAGIRKNINVGILYLEAWLKGNGAVALYNLMEDAATAEISRTQVWQWLKNEVELDNGKIFDQDKFARIFDDEVEKIITEVSEEHIEDTKFNEAITLFKQLVTQENFEEFLTLPAYNYI from the coding sequence ATGCAAAATCCAATATTAACAAATTCTAAATTGCAGTTTTCTAAAGATGTTGCGCAATATTATCCAGAAGTAATTACTGATGGTGCCAAAGAATTTCTAATTGAACTACACAAAAATTTTAATTCTAAAAGATTAGAATTATTAGAAAGACGAAAACAACAACAAGTTTTATTTGATAAGGGGGGCTTTCCAGAATTTCCTCGCGAAACTAAATCGATAAGAGAAGGGGACTGGGTTGCTGGTTCTATTCCAAAAGATTTATTAGATAGACGAATAGAAATAACAGGACCTGTTGATAGAAAAATGGTTATTAACGCTTTAAATTCTGGAGCAAAAACTTTTATGGCTGATTTTGAAGATAGTAATTCGCCAACTTGGAGTAACACCATTGAAGGTCAGTATAACTTAATAGATGCTAATAAAAGAACACTTTCTTTTTTTGATGTTAACAAAGAAAAAAGCTATAAGTTAAATAATGAAGTAGCAGTATTGTTGGTTAGACCCAGAGGTTTACATTTAAATGAGCGTCATATTTTAATTAATGAAGAAGAAACCTCAGGAAGTCTAGTGGATTTTGGATTGTATGTATTCCATAATACTAAAACCATGCTTGAGAATAATACAGCTCCATATTTTTATTTACCAAAACTAGAACATTATCTAGAAGCTCGATGGTGGAATGAGGTTTTTGAGTTTGCACAAGAGTATATAGGAGTGCCTAAAGGAACTTTTAAAGCAACAGTTTTAATTGAAACAATTACTGCTAGTTTTCAGTTGGATGAAATAATATATGAGCTTAAAGACCACATAGTAGGACTAAATTGTGGGCGTTGGGATTACATTTTTTCTTATATCAAAAAATTTAGAAATCATAAAGATTTTGTAGTGCCTAATCGAGATCAGGTAACCATGACTACACCTTTTATGGCTGCTTACTCAAAATTAGTAATTCAGAGATGTCACAAAAGAGGAATTCATGCCATGGGAGGAATGGCAGCTCAAATTCCAATTAAAAACAATCCAAAAGCTAATGAAGCAGCTTTAGAAAAGGTTAGAGTTGATAAAGAACGTGAAGTTAAAAATGGGCATGATGGTACTTGGGTGGCACATCCAGCATTGGTTCAAGTAGCAATGGACGAGTTTAATAAACATATGCCAACTCCAAATCAAATTAATAAAAAGTTAGATGATTTAATAGTTACAGAACAAGATTTAATAGAGTTGCCCAAAGGAACTGTATCTGAAGCAGGGATTCGCAAGAATATAAATGTTGGTATTCTTTATCTAGAGGCTTGGTTAAAAGGCAACGGGGCAGTGGCTTTGTACAATCTTATGGAAGATGCAGCTACAGCCGAAATCTCCAGGACTCAAGTTTGGCAATGGCTAAAGAACGAAGTGGAACTCGATAATGGAAAAATATTTGACCAAGATAAATTCGCCCGAATTTTTGATGATGAGGTCGAAAAAATCATTACAGAAGTTAGTGAAGAACATATTGAAGACACCAAATTTAACGAAGCAATTACACTGTTTAAACAATTGGTAACTCAAGAGAATTTTGAAGAATTCTTAACCCTTCCAGCTTACAATTATATTTAA
- a CDS encoding isocitrate lyase, with amino-acid sequence MKNLAQSNYGSAIETVRHLKTKYGNSWNAINPESAARMIVQNQFKTGLDIAKYTAAIMRKDMAAYDADSSKYTQSLGCWHGFVAQQKMIAVKKHYKTTSKKYLYLSGWMVAALRSEFGPLPDQSMHEKTAVSGLIEEIYDFLRQADAIELNDLFRRLEKGEDVQDQIDNFETHVVPIIADIDAGFGNEEATYLLAKKMIQAGACAIQIENQVSDAKQCGHQDGKVTVPHEDFIAKLNAVRYAFLELGVEDGVIVARTDSEGAGLTQKLPVSQEAGDIASQYLAFVEAEEVAIADAKEDDVLLKRDGKLVRPTRLANGLYKFKEGSNIDRVVLDCITSLQNGADLLWIETPTPDVKQIAHMVNRIKAVVPNAKLVYNNSPSFNWTLNFRNQVYEEMLAEGENMTAYDRNNLMDVQYDGSELCYRADQKIKTFQIDGARDAGIFHHLITLPTYHTTALEMNNLTEGYFGEDGMLAYVKGIQRQEIRKTVSCVKHQRMAGSDLGDDHKTFFAGEKALKAGGEKNTSNQFEVDSKSNKVDRKLNVVV; translated from the coding sequence ATGAAAAATTTAGCACAAAGTAATTACGGTTCTGCAATAGAAACAGTAAGGCACCTTAAAACAAAGTATGGAAATTCTTGGAATGCAATAAACCCTGAAAGTGCCGCTAGAATGATTGTTCAAAATCAATTTAAAACAGGTTTAGATATAGCAAAGTATACAGCGGCTATTATGCGAAAAGATATGGCAGCCTATGATGCAGATTCTTCAAAATACACTCAATCTCTTGGTTGTTGGCACGGGTTTGTGGCACAACAAAAAATGATAGCTGTTAAAAAACACTATAAAACTACCAGTAAAAAATATCTTTACCTTTCTGGTTGGATGGTAGCAGCATTACGCTCTGAATTTGGACCATTACCTGATCAGTCTATGCATGAAAAAACTGCTGTTTCTGGACTTATTGAAGAAATTTATGATTTTTTAAGACAAGCAGATGCCATTGAGTTAAATGATTTATTCAGAAGACTTGAAAAAGGAGAAGATGTGCAAGACCAAATAGATAATTTTGAAACACATGTTGTGCCAATTATAGCAGATATTGATGCTGGTTTTGGTAATGAAGAAGCGACTTATTTATTAGCAAAAAAAATGATTCAAGCAGGGGCTTGCGCAATTCAAATTGAAAATCAAGTGTCTGATGCGAAACAATGTGGACATCAAGATGGTAAGGTAACCGTTCCTCATGAAGATTTTATTGCTAAGTTGAATGCGGTTAGATATGCATTTTTAGAGTTAGGCGTAGAAGATGGAGTTATTGTTGCAAGAACAGATTCTGAAGGTGCAGGATTAACTCAAAAGCTACCTGTAAGTCAGGAAGCGGGTGATATAGCGTCACAATATTTAGCATTTGTAGAAGCAGAAGAAGTAGCTATTGCAGATGCTAAAGAAGATGATGTTTTATTGAAGCGAGATGGTAAATTAGTTAGACCAACACGATTGGCAAATGGCTTGTATAAATTTAAAGAGGGCTCAAATATAGATCGAGTGGTTTTAGATTGTATTACCAGCCTTCAAAACGGTGCAGATCTTTTATGGATTGAGACTCCTACACCAGATGTTAAACAAATTGCTCATATGGTGAACCGAATTAAAGCTGTTGTGCCTAATGCTAAATTAGTTTACAATAATTCACCATCTTTTAATTGGACCTTAAACTTCCGTAATCAAGTTTATGAAGAAATGCTTGCAGAAGGTGAAAATATGACAGCCTACGACAGAAATAATTTAATGGATGTTCAATATGATGGTTCAGAATTATGCTATCGTGCAGATCAAAAAATTAAAACCTTTCAAATTGATGGGGCAAGAGATGCTGGTATTTTTCATCACTTAATTACTTTGCCAACATATCATACTACAGCATTAGAAATGAATAATTTAACAGAAGGGTATTTTGGAGAAGATGGTATGCTGGCTTATGTAAAGGGTATTCAGAGACAAGAAATTCGCAAAACGGTTTCTTGTGTTAAGCATCAAAGAATGGCAGGTTCAGACCTTGGAGATGATCACAAAACATTTTTTGCAGGAGAGAAAGCGTTAAAAGCTGGAGGTGAAAAGAATACCTCAAACCAGTTTGAAGTTGATTCTAAAAGCAATAAAGTTGATCGAAAATTAAACGTAGTTGTTTAG
- a CDS encoding PolC-type DNA polymerase III, producing MNWFNRNSKYPVFYRTYLNSFKHKKKDLETVRFVAFDTETTGLNINEDKILSIGTVGIINFKIHISDTFECYLIQDTFNTETVKIHGLLKTGHITKVEETKAIEDFLNYIGNAILVAHHAAFDIAMINAALKRMNLPKLKNKAIDTGHLYKKITNPKDNKHYSLDELSKIFNITMHDRHTASGDAYITALLFVKIVAKLKEKENLSLNDLFANKRIGLL from the coding sequence ATGAATTGGTTTAATCGCAATAGTAAATATCCCGTTTTTTATAGAACCTACCTAAATAGTTTTAAACACAAAAAAAAAGATTTAGAAACGGTTCGATTTGTGGCTTTTGATACTGAAACTACTGGATTAAATATAAATGAAGATAAAATTCTTTCTATAGGAACAGTTGGAATAATCAATTTTAAAATTCATATTTCAGATACCTTTGAATGCTATCTAATTCAAGACACTTTTAATACAGAAACTGTTAAAATTCATGGTTTATTAAAAACAGGTCATATTACAAAAGTTGAAGAAACTAAAGCTATCGAAGATTTTTTGAATTATATAGGAAATGCCATATTAGTAGCACACCATGCAGCTTTTGATATAGCTATGATCAATGCTGCATTAAAACGCATGAATTTACCTAAATTGAAAAACAAAGCAATAGATACTGGGCATCTTTACAAAAAAATAACAAACCCTAAAGACAATAAGCATTATAGTCTTGATGAATTAAGTAAAATATTTAATATTACCATGCACGATAGGCATACAGCCTCTGGAGATGCCTATATAACTGCTCTTTTATTTGTAAAAATAGTAGCAAAATTAAAAGAAAAAGAAAATCTATCTTTAAATGATTTGTTTGCTAATAAACGCATAGGTTTATTATAA